In the genome of Dermacentor andersoni chromosome 3, qqDerAnde1_hic_scaffold, whole genome shotgun sequence, one region contains:
- the LOC140216404 gene encoding glutathione S-transferase 4-like yields the protein MTITLYNIIGSPPCNFVRTLAKHLDIDVKLKNLDYANNELFSDEYLKINPFHKVPAIDDEGFVVYESNAIAYYLLRKYAPDSELYPASIKTRTHIDQILSSLATTIHSETAVFVRPIVRQKTKPTAKELTAFEENVIRGLEHLIGDGKFAVGDNFTLADIALTARIIVPLENKFVDPSKFPKLASYYDRVKRKQPYFEEIYRPVINSIEQLFDSLK from the exons ATGACCATCACTCTGTACAATATAATTGGCAGTCCGCCCTGCAACTTTGTACGCACACTCGCCAAGCATTTGGACATTGATGTGAAGCTCAAGAACTTGGACTACGCTAACAACGAGCTGTTCAGCGACGAATACCTCAAG ATCAATCCATTCCACAAAGTTCCTGCGATTGACGATGAAGGTTTTGTTGTCTACGAAAG CAACGCCATTGCCTACTACTTGCTCCGCAAGTACGCCCCCGATTCGGAGCTCTACCCGGCTTCCATCAAGACTCGCACCCACATCGACCAGATTCTTTCATCGCTCGCCACTACAATCCACAGTGAAACGGCAGTGTTCGTC CGTCCTATAGTCCGTCAGAAAACCAAGCCAACGGCAAAGGAGCTTACTGCATTTGAAGAGAATGTCATCAGAGGGCTGGAACACCTCATCGGTGACGGCAAGTTCGCAGTCGGCGACAACTTCACTCTCGCCGATATCGCCTTGACCGCACGCATCATTGTGCCCCTTGAG AACAAGTTCGTGGACCCTTCCAAGTTTCCCAAGCTGGCAAGCTACTACGACCGAGTCAAGCGCAAGCAGCCTTACTTTGAGGAAATTTACAGGCCAGTCATAAACAGCATCGAACAGCTGTTCGATAGCCTGAAATAG